The Sebastes umbrosus isolate fSebUmb1 chromosome 23, fSebUmb1.pri, whole genome shotgun sequence genome contains a region encoding:
- the grip1 gene encoding glutamate receptor-interacting protein 1 isoform X1 has translation MERFLALLRLLGRRRRGRRYRADDDYQEGYEDVYYYTSKYNTHLLNEGPYAKHSAGSRPPDGALAIRRQSIPDEFRGCSVVELMKKEGTTLGLTVSGGIDKDGKPRVSNLRQGGIAARSDQLNVGDYIRAVNGINLAKFRHDEIISLLKNVGERVVLEVEYELPPVSVQGSGVMFKNVEVTLHKEGNSFGFVIRGGAHEDRNKSRPIVITTIRPGGPADREGTVKPGDRLLSIDGIRLHGSTLSEAMSILKQCGQEATLLLEYDVSVMDSVATASGPLLVEVAKATGSSLGVALSTSLFCSKQVIVIDKVKPASIADRCGALHAGDHILSVDGKSMEFCSLAEATQLLSASCQTVRMEILPQHQARPALNAPQHVKVQRSPRTLPWETGGSAPILPPYHYNTYHPDQSGARSHNRHTNNPPLSHSFSPGSMSAYSLSSLNMSTLPRNMYPTSPRGTLMRRKGKKKDFKSSLSLASSTVGLAGQVVHTETTEVMLLGDGIMGFGLQLQGGVFATETLSSPPLIAYIDPDSPAERCGILQIGDRILSINGVPTEDSTLEETNQLLRDSSITAQLTLEIEFDVAESVIPSSGTFHVKLPKKPGVELGITISSPSNRKPGDPLIISDIKKGSVAHRTGTLELGDKLLAIDNIRVENCSMEEAVQILQQCEELVKLKIRKDEDNSDEQEVSGSIIYTVELQRYGGPLGITISGTEEPFDPIIISSLSKGGLAERTGAIHVGDRILAINSSSLKGKPLSEAICLLQQAGETVTLKIKKQGDLSPKSCGIGSGLGMGAGIVHEHQDGVDEPIVMVAPLSSQRAFNTLPSVDSAVESWDGSNMESSFTTPAPPFQSSPYSFHEWRNAKTTNSQSSSSTRQRANPLSDLGLSDDDWDRPPLGGGCNLPSGLISDSRFTVGHDGTEPDQEENFWSQALEDLETCGQSGILRELEESGKETHLLTLATIMSGSSLSLNHDPAPLRSTLGRQASFQERSNSKPQVTTRSNTLPSDPQRRAFAMRKMRQEVNEILNQNPVELHKLTLEKASDLEDFGFSVSDGMLDRGVYVNNIRPGGPAERGGLRAYDRILQINHVRTRDFDCCLVVPLIAESPNHLELVISRNPTSSSLLANHTDGITNSSHSPQPIGSELGPSELCIGHGEDGVPIKWSQPGDGLGAGLGMGQVNNNSL, from the exons atGAGTTTCGGGGCTGCTCGGTGGTGGAGCTGATGAAGAAGGAGGGGACGACGCTCGGACTGACGGTCTCAGGCGGCATCGATAAAGATGGGAAGCCCCGGGTTTCAAACCTGCGACAGGGAGGCATCGCTGCCAG GAGCGACCAGTTGAACGTTGGCGACTACATCCGAGCCGTTAACGGCATCAACCTGGCCAAGTTCAGACACGATGAAATCATCAGTCTGCTGAAGAACGTCGGAGAACGAGTCGTGCTGGAGGTCGAGTACGAACTACCGCCGGTCT CGGtgcaggggtcaggggtcatgTTTAAGAACGTAGAAGTCACGCTTCACAAAGAAGGAAACAGCTTCGGCTTCGTCATCAGAG gtggAGCTCATGAAGACAGGAACAAGTCACGGCCGATAGTCATAACAACAATCCGGCCTGGCGGTCCGGCTGACAG agaaGGAACCGTGAAGCCGGGCGACCGGTTGCTAAGCATCGATGGGATCCGTCTCCACGGCAGCACGCTATCGGAGGCCATGAGCATCCTGAAGCAGTGCGGGCAGGAAGCCACGCTGCTGTTGGAGTACGACGTCTCAGTGATGG ATTCGGTTGCCACGGCGTCCGGGCCGCTGCTGGTGGAGGTTGCCAAGGCGACGGGCTCTAGTCTGGGCGTGGCTCTGTCCACCTCATTGTTCTGCAGCAAGCAGGTCATCGTCATCGACAAGGTCAAACCAGCCAGCATAGCAGACAG GTGTGGTGCTCTTCATGCAGGAGATCACATCCTGTCTGTTGACGGGAAGTCGATGGAGTTTTGTTCTCTGGCTGAAGCCACTCAGCTGCTCTCTGCCTCCTGTCAGACCGTCCGCATGGAGATCCTGCCACAACACCAGGCCCGACCGGCCCTGAACGCACCACAGCACg tcaagGTGCAGCGTAGTCCCCGCACCCTCCCCTGGGAGACTGGAGGCTCCGCTCCCATCCTCCCCCCCTACCACTACAACACGTACCACCCCGACCAATCTGGTGCCAGATCGCACAACCGCCACACAAACAACCCTC ctctcagcCACTCGTTCTCTCCCGGCTCCATGTCGGCCTACAGCCTCTCGTCCCTCAACATGAGCACCCTGCCAAGGAACATGTATCCCACGAGTCCACGGGGCACGCTGATGAGGAGGAAGGGCAAGAAGAAGGACTTCAAGAGTTCCT TGTCTCTTGCGTCCAGCACCGTGGGTCTCGCCGGTCAGGTCGTTCACACGGAAACCACGGAGGTGATGTTGCTAGGCGACGGCATCATGGGGTTCGGCCTGCAGCTGCAGGGTGGAGTCTTCGCCACGGAAACGCTCTCCTCGCCGCCGCTCATCGCTTACATCGACCCCGACAGCCCGGCGGAGAG gtgtggtATCCTGCAGATCGGCGACAGGATTTTGTCCATAAACGGAGTTCCTACTGAAGACTCGACTCTGGAAGAAACTaatcagctgctcagagactcgTCCATCACCGCTCAACTCACACTGGAGATTGAGTTCGACGTGGCCG AGTCGGTCATTCCCAGTTCAGGAACGTTTCATGTGAAGCTCCCAAAGAAACCCGGAGTGGAGCTGGGAATCACCATCAGCT ctccGTCCAACAGGAAACCAGGTGATCCTCTGATCATCTCTGACATCAAGAAAGGCAGCGTcgcacacag gacGGGAACGTTGGAGCTCGGCGACAAGCTGCTCGCCATCGATAACATCCGGGTGGAGAACTGCTCCATGGAGGAAGCTGTTCAGATCCTGCAGCAGTGTGAGGAGCTCGTTAAACTGAAGATCCGAAAAGACGAAGACAACTCGG ATGAACAGGAAGTGTCTGGTAGCATCATCTACACGGTGGAGCTGCAGAGGTACGGAGGCCCGCTGGGAATCACCATCTCCGGCACCGAAGAGCCCTTCGACCCCATCATCATCTCCTCACTGAGCAAGGGAGGGCTGGCTGAGAG GACCGGTGCGATCCATGTCGGTGATCGTATTCTGGCGATCAACAGCAGCAGTCTGAAGGGGAAACCTCTGAGCGAAGCCATCTGTCTGCTGCAACAAGCTGGAGAGACGGTCACACTGAAGATCAAGAAGCAGGGAGACC tgTCCCCAAAGTCTTGTGGGATTGGCTCAGGCCTGGGGATGGGGGCGGGGATTGTCCATGAGCATCAGGACGGGGTGGACGAGCCTATTGTCATGGTCGCGCCTCTGTCGAGCCAACGAGCGTTCAACACGCTGCCGTCCGTCGACAGCGCTGTGGAGTCCTGGGACGGATCCAACATGGAAAGCAGCTTTACCACCCCGG CGCCACCGTTTCAGTCGTCTCCGTACAGTTTCCACGAGTGGCGCAACGCCAAGACAACCAACAGCCAATCATCTTCCTCCACTCGCCAGAGAGCCAATCCGCTGTCAGATCTGGGCCTGAGCGACGATGACTGGGACCGCCCACCACTTGGAGG cGGCTGTAATCTGCCCAGCGGTCTAATCAGTGACAGCAG gTTCACTGTGGGACACGACGGGACGGAACCGGACCAGGAGGAGAACTTCTGGTCTCAGGCTCTGGAGGATCTGGAGACCTGCGGCCAGAGCGGCATCctcagagagctggag GAGTCTGGAAAGGAGACGCACCTCCTCACTCTG GCAACCATCATGTCcggctccagcctcagtctgaaCCATGACCCCGCCCCCCTGCGCAGCACACTGGGACGCCAAGCGAGCTTCCAGGAACGCAGCAACTCCAAGCCGCAG GTGACCACTCGTTCCAACACCTTGCCCTCTGACCCCCAGCGCCGAGCCTTCGCCATGAGGAAGATGAGGCAGGAAGTCAATGAGATCCTGAACCAGAACCCTGTGGAGCTCCAcaag cTGACTCTAGAGAAGGCCTCAGATCTGGAGGATTTCGGTTTCAGCGTTTCTGACGGTATGTTGGACCGCGGCGTCTACGTTAACAACATCCGACCGGGAGGCCCGGCAGAGCGGGGCGGCCTCCGGGCTTACGACCGAATACTCCAG ATTAACCACGTGCGGACCAGGGACTTCGACTGCTGCCTCGTCGTTCCGCTGATCGCCGAGTCTCCGAACCATCTGGAGCTCGTCATCAGCCGaaaccccacctcctcctccctgctggCCAATCACACTGACGGCATCACCAACAGCAGCCACTCCCCTCAGCCAATCGGCAGCGAGCTGGGACCATCGGAGCTCTGCATTGGCCACGGGGAGGATGGTGTTCCGATCAAGTGGAGCCAACCGGGTGACGGTCTGGGTGCGGGGCTTGGGATGGGTCAGGTGAATAATAATTCCTTATAG
- the grip1 gene encoding glutamate receptor-interacting protein 1 isoform X12 produces MERFLALLRLLGRRRRGRRYRADDDYQEGYEDVYYYTSKYNTHLLNEGPYAKHSAGSRPPDGALAIRRQSIPDEFRGCSVVELMKKEGTTLGLTVSGGIDKDGKPRVSNLRQGGIAARSDQLNVGDYIRAVNGINLAKFRHDEIISLLKNVGERVVLEVEYELPPVSVQGSGVMFKNVEVTLHKEGNSFGFVIRGGAHEDRNKSRPIVITTIRPGGPADREGTVKPGDRLLSIDGIRLHGSTLSEAMSILKQCGQEATLLLEYDVSVMDSVATASGPLLVEVAKATGSSLGVALSTSLFCSKQVIVIDKVKPASIADRCGALHAGDHILSVDGKSMEFCSLAEATQLLSASCQTVRMEILPQHQARPALNAPQHALSHSFSPGSMSAYSLSSLNMSTLPRNMYPTSPRGTLMRRKGKKKDFKSSLSLASSTVGLAGQVVHTETTEVMLLGDGIMGFGLQLQGGVFATETLSSPPLIAYIDPDSPAERCGILQIGDRILSINGVPTEDSTLEETNQLLRDSSITAQLTLEIEFDVAESVIPSSGTFHVKLPKKPGVELGITISSPSNRKPGDPLIISDIKKGSVAHRTGTLELGDKLLAIDNIRVENCSMEEAVQILQQCEELVKLKIRKDEDNSDEQEVSGSIIYTVELQRYGGPLGITISGTEEPFDPIIISSLSKGGLAERTGAIHVGDRILAINSSSLKGKPLSEAICLLQQAGETVTLKIKKQGDLSPKSCGIGSGLGMGAGIVHEHQDGVDEPIVMVAPLSSQRAFNTLPSVDSAVESWDGSNMESSFTTPAPPFQSSPYSFHEWRNAKTTNSQSSSSTRQRANPLSDLGLSDDDWDRPPLGGGCNLPSGLISDSRFTVGHDGTEPDQEENFWSQALEDLETCGQSGILRELEATIMSGSSLSLNHDPAPLRSTLGRQASFQERSNSKPQVTTRSNTLPSDPQRRAFAMRKMRQEVNEILNQNPVELHKLTLEKASDLEDFGFSVSDGMLDRGVYVNNIRPGGPAERGGLRAYDRILQINHVRTRDFDCCLVVPLIAESPNHLELVISRNPTSSSLLANHTDGITNSSHSPQPIGSELGPSELCIGHGEDGVPIKWSQPGDGLGAGLGMGQVNNNSL; encoded by the exons atGAGTTTCGGGGCTGCTCGGTGGTGGAGCTGATGAAGAAGGAGGGGACGACGCTCGGACTGACGGTCTCAGGCGGCATCGATAAAGATGGGAAGCCCCGGGTTTCAAACCTGCGACAGGGAGGCATCGCTGCCAG GAGCGACCAGTTGAACGTTGGCGACTACATCCGAGCCGTTAACGGCATCAACCTGGCCAAGTTCAGACACGATGAAATCATCAGTCTGCTGAAGAACGTCGGAGAACGAGTCGTGCTGGAGGTCGAGTACGAACTACCGCCGGTCT CGGtgcaggggtcaggggtcatgTTTAAGAACGTAGAAGTCACGCTTCACAAAGAAGGAAACAGCTTCGGCTTCGTCATCAGAG gtggAGCTCATGAAGACAGGAACAAGTCACGGCCGATAGTCATAACAACAATCCGGCCTGGCGGTCCGGCTGACAG agaaGGAACCGTGAAGCCGGGCGACCGGTTGCTAAGCATCGATGGGATCCGTCTCCACGGCAGCACGCTATCGGAGGCCATGAGCATCCTGAAGCAGTGCGGGCAGGAAGCCACGCTGCTGTTGGAGTACGACGTCTCAGTGATGG ATTCGGTTGCCACGGCGTCCGGGCCGCTGCTGGTGGAGGTTGCCAAGGCGACGGGCTCTAGTCTGGGCGTGGCTCTGTCCACCTCATTGTTCTGCAGCAAGCAGGTCATCGTCATCGACAAGGTCAAACCAGCCAGCATAGCAGACAG GTGTGGTGCTCTTCATGCAGGAGATCACATCCTGTCTGTTGACGGGAAGTCGATGGAGTTTTGTTCTCTGGCTGAAGCCACTCAGCTGCTCTCTGCCTCCTGTCAGACCGTCCGCATGGAGATCCTGCCACAACACCAGGCCCGACCGGCCCTGAACGCACCACAGCACg ctctcagcCACTCGTTCTCTCCCGGCTCCATGTCGGCCTACAGCCTCTCGTCCCTCAACATGAGCACCCTGCCAAGGAACATGTATCCCACGAGTCCACGGGGCACGCTGATGAGGAGGAAGGGCAAGAAGAAGGACTTCAAGAGTTCCT TGTCTCTTGCGTCCAGCACCGTGGGTCTCGCCGGTCAGGTCGTTCACACGGAAACCACGGAGGTGATGTTGCTAGGCGACGGCATCATGGGGTTCGGCCTGCAGCTGCAGGGTGGAGTCTTCGCCACGGAAACGCTCTCCTCGCCGCCGCTCATCGCTTACATCGACCCCGACAGCCCGGCGGAGAG gtgtggtATCCTGCAGATCGGCGACAGGATTTTGTCCATAAACGGAGTTCCTACTGAAGACTCGACTCTGGAAGAAACTaatcagctgctcagagactcgTCCATCACCGCTCAACTCACACTGGAGATTGAGTTCGACGTGGCCG AGTCGGTCATTCCCAGTTCAGGAACGTTTCATGTGAAGCTCCCAAAGAAACCCGGAGTGGAGCTGGGAATCACCATCAGCT ctccGTCCAACAGGAAACCAGGTGATCCTCTGATCATCTCTGACATCAAGAAAGGCAGCGTcgcacacag gacGGGAACGTTGGAGCTCGGCGACAAGCTGCTCGCCATCGATAACATCCGGGTGGAGAACTGCTCCATGGAGGAAGCTGTTCAGATCCTGCAGCAGTGTGAGGAGCTCGTTAAACTGAAGATCCGAAAAGACGAAGACAACTCGG ATGAACAGGAAGTGTCTGGTAGCATCATCTACACGGTGGAGCTGCAGAGGTACGGAGGCCCGCTGGGAATCACCATCTCCGGCACCGAAGAGCCCTTCGACCCCATCATCATCTCCTCACTGAGCAAGGGAGGGCTGGCTGAGAG GACCGGTGCGATCCATGTCGGTGATCGTATTCTGGCGATCAACAGCAGCAGTCTGAAGGGGAAACCTCTGAGCGAAGCCATCTGTCTGCTGCAACAAGCTGGAGAGACGGTCACACTGAAGATCAAGAAGCAGGGAGACC tgTCCCCAAAGTCTTGTGGGATTGGCTCAGGCCTGGGGATGGGGGCGGGGATTGTCCATGAGCATCAGGACGGGGTGGACGAGCCTATTGTCATGGTCGCGCCTCTGTCGAGCCAACGAGCGTTCAACACGCTGCCGTCCGTCGACAGCGCTGTGGAGTCCTGGGACGGATCCAACATGGAAAGCAGCTTTACCACCCCGG CGCCACCGTTTCAGTCGTCTCCGTACAGTTTCCACGAGTGGCGCAACGCCAAGACAACCAACAGCCAATCATCTTCCTCCACTCGCCAGAGAGCCAATCCGCTGTCAGATCTGGGCCTGAGCGACGATGACTGGGACCGCCCACCACTTGGAGG cGGCTGTAATCTGCCCAGCGGTCTAATCAGTGACAGCAG gTTCACTGTGGGACACGACGGGACGGAACCGGACCAGGAGGAGAACTTCTGGTCTCAGGCTCTGGAGGATCTGGAGACCTGCGGCCAGAGCGGCATCctcagagagctggag GCAACCATCATGTCcggctccagcctcagtctgaaCCATGACCCCGCCCCCCTGCGCAGCACACTGGGACGCCAAGCGAGCTTCCAGGAACGCAGCAACTCCAAGCCGCAG GTGACCACTCGTTCCAACACCTTGCCCTCTGACCCCCAGCGCCGAGCCTTCGCCATGAGGAAGATGAGGCAGGAAGTCAATGAGATCCTGAACCAGAACCCTGTGGAGCTCCAcaag cTGACTCTAGAGAAGGCCTCAGATCTGGAGGATTTCGGTTTCAGCGTTTCTGACGGTATGTTGGACCGCGGCGTCTACGTTAACAACATCCGACCGGGAGGCCCGGCAGAGCGGGGCGGCCTCCGGGCTTACGACCGAATACTCCAG ATTAACCACGTGCGGACCAGGGACTTCGACTGCTGCCTCGTCGTTCCGCTGATCGCCGAGTCTCCGAACCATCTGGAGCTCGTCATCAGCCGaaaccccacctcctcctccctgctggCCAATCACACTGACGGCATCACCAACAGCAGCCACTCCCCTCAGCCAATCGGCAGCGAGCTGGGACCATCGGAGCTCTGCATTGGCCACGGGGAGGATGGTGTTCCGATCAAGTGGAGCCAACCGGGTGACGGTCTGGGTGCGGGGCTTGGGATGGGTCAGGTGAATAATAATTCCTTATAG
- the grip1 gene encoding glutamate receptor-interacting protein 1 isoform X11 — protein MERFLALLRLLGRRRRGRRYRADDDYQEGYEDVYYYTSKYNTHLLNEGPYAKHSAGSRPPDGALAIRRQSIPDEFRGCSVVELMKKEGTTLGLTVSGGIDKDGKPRVSNLRQGGIAARSDQLNVGDYIRAVNGINLAKFRHDEIISLLKNVGERVVLEVEYELPPVSVQGSGVMFKNVEVTLHKEGNSFGFVIRGGAHEDRNKSRPIVITTIRPGGPADREGTVKPGDRLLSIDGIRLHGSTLSEAMSILKQCGQEATLLLEYDVSVMDSVATASGPLLVEVAKATGSSLGVALSTSLFCSKQVIVIDKVKPASIADRCGALHAGDHILSVDGKSMEFCSLAEATQLLSASCQTVRMEILPQHQARPALNAPQHVSLASSTVGLAGQVVHTETTEVMLLGDGIMGFGLQLQGGVFATETLSSPPLIAYIDPDSPAERCGILQIGDRILSINGVPTEDSTLEETNQLLRDSSITAQLTLEIEFDVAESVIPSSGTFHVKLPKKPGVELGITISSPSNRKPGDPLIISDIKKGSVAHRTGTLELGDKLLAIDNIRVENCSMEEAVQILQQCEELVKLKIRKDEDNSDEQEVSGSIIYTVELQRYGGPLGITISGTEEPFDPIIISSLSKGGLAERTGAIHVGDRILAINSSSLKGKPLSEAICLLQQAGETVTLKIKKQGDLSPKSCGIGSGLGMGAGIVHEHQDGVDEPIVMVAPLSSQRAFNTLPSVDSAVESWDGSNMESSFTTPAPPFQSSPYSFHEWRNAKTTNSQSSSSTRQRANPLSDLGLSDDDWDRPPLGGGCNLPSGLISDSRFTVGHDGTEPDQEENFWSQALEDLETCGQSGILRELEESGKETHLLTLATIMSGSSLSLNHDPAPLRSTLGRQASFQERSNSKPQVTTRSNTLPSDPQRRAFAMRKMRQEVNEILNQNPVELHKLTLEKASDLEDFGFSVSDGMLDRGVYVNNIRPGGPAERGGLRAYDRILQINHVRTRDFDCCLVVPLIAESPNHLELVISRNPTSSSLLANHTDGITNSSHSPQPIGSELGPSELCIGHGEDGVPIKWSQPGDGLGAGLGMGQVNNNSL, from the exons atGAGTTTCGGGGCTGCTCGGTGGTGGAGCTGATGAAGAAGGAGGGGACGACGCTCGGACTGACGGTCTCAGGCGGCATCGATAAAGATGGGAAGCCCCGGGTTTCAAACCTGCGACAGGGAGGCATCGCTGCCAG GAGCGACCAGTTGAACGTTGGCGACTACATCCGAGCCGTTAACGGCATCAACCTGGCCAAGTTCAGACACGATGAAATCATCAGTCTGCTGAAGAACGTCGGAGAACGAGTCGTGCTGGAGGTCGAGTACGAACTACCGCCGGTCT CGGtgcaggggtcaggggtcatgTTTAAGAACGTAGAAGTCACGCTTCACAAAGAAGGAAACAGCTTCGGCTTCGTCATCAGAG gtggAGCTCATGAAGACAGGAACAAGTCACGGCCGATAGTCATAACAACAATCCGGCCTGGCGGTCCGGCTGACAG agaaGGAACCGTGAAGCCGGGCGACCGGTTGCTAAGCATCGATGGGATCCGTCTCCACGGCAGCACGCTATCGGAGGCCATGAGCATCCTGAAGCAGTGCGGGCAGGAAGCCACGCTGCTGTTGGAGTACGACGTCTCAGTGATGG ATTCGGTTGCCACGGCGTCCGGGCCGCTGCTGGTGGAGGTTGCCAAGGCGACGGGCTCTAGTCTGGGCGTGGCTCTGTCCACCTCATTGTTCTGCAGCAAGCAGGTCATCGTCATCGACAAGGTCAAACCAGCCAGCATAGCAGACAG GTGTGGTGCTCTTCATGCAGGAGATCACATCCTGTCTGTTGACGGGAAGTCGATGGAGTTTTGTTCTCTGGCTGAAGCCACTCAGCTGCTCTCTGCCTCCTGTCAGACCGTCCGCATGGAGATCCTGCCACAACACCAGGCCCGACCGGCCCTGAACGCACCACAGCACg TGTCTCTTGCGTCCAGCACCGTGGGTCTCGCCGGTCAGGTCGTTCACACGGAAACCACGGAGGTGATGTTGCTAGGCGACGGCATCATGGGGTTCGGCCTGCAGCTGCAGGGTGGAGTCTTCGCCACGGAAACGCTCTCCTCGCCGCCGCTCATCGCTTACATCGACCCCGACAGCCCGGCGGAGAG gtgtggtATCCTGCAGATCGGCGACAGGATTTTGTCCATAAACGGAGTTCCTACTGAAGACTCGACTCTGGAAGAAACTaatcagctgctcagagactcgTCCATCACCGCTCAACTCACACTGGAGATTGAGTTCGACGTGGCCG AGTCGGTCATTCCCAGTTCAGGAACGTTTCATGTGAAGCTCCCAAAGAAACCCGGAGTGGAGCTGGGAATCACCATCAGCT ctccGTCCAACAGGAAACCAGGTGATCCTCTGATCATCTCTGACATCAAGAAAGGCAGCGTcgcacacag gacGGGAACGTTGGAGCTCGGCGACAAGCTGCTCGCCATCGATAACATCCGGGTGGAGAACTGCTCCATGGAGGAAGCTGTTCAGATCCTGCAGCAGTGTGAGGAGCTCGTTAAACTGAAGATCCGAAAAGACGAAGACAACTCGG ATGAACAGGAAGTGTCTGGTAGCATCATCTACACGGTGGAGCTGCAGAGGTACGGAGGCCCGCTGGGAATCACCATCTCCGGCACCGAAGAGCCCTTCGACCCCATCATCATCTCCTCACTGAGCAAGGGAGGGCTGGCTGAGAG GACCGGTGCGATCCATGTCGGTGATCGTATTCTGGCGATCAACAGCAGCAGTCTGAAGGGGAAACCTCTGAGCGAAGCCATCTGTCTGCTGCAACAAGCTGGAGAGACGGTCACACTGAAGATCAAGAAGCAGGGAGACC tgTCCCCAAAGTCTTGTGGGATTGGCTCAGGCCTGGGGATGGGGGCGGGGATTGTCCATGAGCATCAGGACGGGGTGGACGAGCCTATTGTCATGGTCGCGCCTCTGTCGAGCCAACGAGCGTTCAACACGCTGCCGTCCGTCGACAGCGCTGTGGAGTCCTGGGACGGATCCAACATGGAAAGCAGCTTTACCACCCCGG CGCCACCGTTTCAGTCGTCTCCGTACAGTTTCCACGAGTGGCGCAACGCCAAGACAACCAACAGCCAATCATCTTCCTCCACTCGCCAGAGAGCCAATCCGCTGTCAGATCTGGGCCTGAGCGACGATGACTGGGACCGCCCACCACTTGGAGG cGGCTGTAATCTGCCCAGCGGTCTAATCAGTGACAGCAG gTTCACTGTGGGACACGACGGGACGGAACCGGACCAGGAGGAGAACTTCTGGTCTCAGGCTCTGGAGGATCTGGAGACCTGCGGCCAGAGCGGCATCctcagagagctggag GAGTCTGGAAAGGAGACGCACCTCCTCACTCTG GCAACCATCATGTCcggctccagcctcagtctgaaCCATGACCCCGCCCCCCTGCGCAGCACACTGGGACGCCAAGCGAGCTTCCAGGAACGCAGCAACTCCAAGCCGCAG GTGACCACTCGTTCCAACACCTTGCCCTCTGACCCCCAGCGCCGAGCCTTCGCCATGAGGAAGATGAGGCAGGAAGTCAATGAGATCCTGAACCAGAACCCTGTGGAGCTCCAcaag cTGACTCTAGAGAAGGCCTCAGATCTGGAGGATTTCGGTTTCAGCGTTTCTGACGGTATGTTGGACCGCGGCGTCTACGTTAACAACATCCGACCGGGAGGCCCGGCAGAGCGGGGCGGCCTCCGGGCTTACGACCGAATACTCCAG ATTAACCACGTGCGGACCAGGGACTTCGACTGCTGCCTCGTCGTTCCGCTGATCGCCGAGTCTCCGAACCATCTGGAGCTCGTCATCAGCCGaaaccccacctcctcctccctgctggCCAATCACACTGACGGCATCACCAACAGCAGCCACTCCCCTCAGCCAATCGGCAGCGAGCTGGGACCATCGGAGCTCTGCATTGGCCACGGGGAGGATGGTGTTCCGATCAAGTGGAGCCAACCGGGTGACGGTCTGGGTGCGGGGCTTGGGATGGGTCAGGTGAATAATAATTCCTTATAG